A window from Embleya scabrispora encodes these proteins:
- a CDS encoding polysaccharide deacetylase family protein — translation MPLDRRSVLRRLAGAAVLGAAVSGCGDDSHPSAARTPAAVPGGTTTPTGPSGPTAGAIAEPPPLPAGLPFHVASGPADRPGVALTFHGQGSAESADSLLGLLEAAGARGTVLAVGSWLDEQPRMAGRVLAGGHELGNHTMNHGDISAMSAERAYAEITDCADRLRRLTGSIGRWFRPSRAEDCTPVVTAQARRAGYAHCLGYNLDSLDFTDPGPTAVTRTVLDGVRPGSVVSLHFGHPGTVAAMPAILDGLRTRGLRAVTMSELVT, via the coding sequence ATGCCCCTGGATCGCCGAAGCGTGCTTCGACGTCTCGCCGGAGCGGCCGTGCTCGGTGCGGCCGTGAGCGGCTGCGGCGACGACTCCCACCCCTCGGCGGCCCGCACCCCCGCCGCCGTGCCCGGCGGCACCACCACCCCGACCGGGCCTTCCGGCCCGACCGCCGGCGCGATCGCCGAACCACCGCCACTGCCCGCCGGCCTGCCGTTCCACGTCGCCTCCGGCCCGGCCGATCGGCCCGGCGTGGCGCTGACCTTCCACGGTCAGGGCAGCGCGGAGAGCGCCGATTCGCTGCTCGGCCTCCTGGAGGCGGCCGGGGCACGCGGGACGGTCCTGGCCGTGGGGTCGTGGCTGGACGAACAACCGCGCATGGCCGGGCGGGTGTTGGCCGGTGGGCACGAACTGGGCAACCACACGATGAACCACGGCGACATCTCCGCGATGTCCGCCGAACGCGCCTACGCCGAGATCACCGACTGCGCCGACCGGCTCAGGCGGCTCACCGGCTCGATCGGACGCTGGTTCCGGCCCTCCCGGGCCGAGGACTGCACCCCCGTCGTCACCGCCCAGGCCCGGCGCGCCGGATACGCCCACTGCCTGGGCTACAACCTGGACTCACTGGATTTCACCGACCCCGGCCCCACCGCCGTCACCCGCACCGTGCTCGACGGGGTGCGACCCGGCTCGGTGGTCAGCCTGCACTTCGGACACCCGGGCACCGTAGCCGCGATGCCCGCCATCCTCGACGGCCTACGCACCCGCGGACTGCGGGCGGTCACGATGTCGGAGCTCGTCACCTGA
- a CDS encoding Type 1 glutamine amidotransferase-like domain-containing protein, producing MRMYLSSFRLGEHPDRLVALLGGVGGAGAGGVPIAVIANAIDDRPAEVRAACVGSEFVALRELGLRPTEVDLRTFFDRPHGEVAAVLARFPAVWVRGGNVFLLRDALARSGADGVLVDRLRRDAVVYGGYSAGACVLAPDLRGLERCDDADAVTEVYGRPVRWDGLGVLDHAVVPHVDSPDHPESALLAEVVADYRARGVPHRTLRDGQVLLVDGERTTVV from the coding sequence ATGCGCATGTATCTCTCGTCGTTTCGGCTCGGTGAACACCCGGACCGGCTGGTCGCGTTGCTGGGTGGGGTGGGTGGCGCCGGTGCGGGGGGCGTGCCGATCGCGGTGATCGCCAACGCGATCGACGACCGGCCGGCCGAGGTACGGGCCGCCTGCGTCGGCTCCGAGTTCGTGGCGCTGCGCGAGTTGGGGCTGCGCCCGACGGAGGTCGACCTGCGGACGTTCTTCGATCGACCGCACGGCGAAGTCGCCGCCGTGCTGGCTCGGTTCCCGGCCGTCTGGGTGCGCGGCGGCAATGTGTTCCTGCTGCGCGACGCGCTGGCCCGCAGTGGTGCGGACGGGGTCCTGGTAGACCGCCTGCGGCGGGACGCGGTGGTCTACGGCGGGTACAGCGCGGGCGCCTGTGTGCTCGCGCCCGACCTGCGCGGCCTGGAGCGGTGCGACGACGCGGACGCGGTGACCGAGGTGTACGGGCGGCCGGTGCGGTGGGACGGGCTGGGCGTGCTGGACCACGCGGTCGTCCCGCACGTGGACTCCCCGGACCACCCCGAGTCGGCGCTGCTCGCGGAGGTCGTGGCCGATTACCGGGCCCGCGGTGTACCGCATCGCACGTTGCGGGACGGGCAGGTGCTGCTGGTCGACGGGGAGCGGACGACCGTCGTGTGA